One Paraglaciecola mesophila genomic region harbors:
- a CDS encoding discoidin domain-containing protein, which yields MKKLTINKTTAAMLMAMSTLYGCGGSADDPNPSDAVDTRLTTAATLTGTAIKGSLDSAQLSVEQMNNSPISITSGELTDASGNVNLVVQSELGFGINSPFRLTVTATDATSMMCDAIDCAGVAMGQELSGEPLTGTVLKSLAFVNVPYGSQASDSSVPFQANALTTVATPLLESAVADGANISQKVLFDAQAVTYSDITLRALGVPVTGMNLFETSLISAESYDNFVLGEECVDVTTTDAQGNDVTEQECTDILAPAAVISLSLANAAFANITAQESLNTRFEDINTAIASAIDGDTTVLTPIRERLLASVAGIPFLSELGMTSDSVIDLGLSFALSDGTSGPVQEVTTADNIANATITGRARISDAEAETMAFDGDSQTKWLDNGGVPTAEEPSWVQVEFAEPQAVSSLFITSANDAPERDPENFALLGSHDGETWDTLASFLGESFDERFERKEFSFSNGLEYRFYRLNITKNKGDTSLMQLAEIQLVGPIYASADHTNPPGSGAITGRARISDGEAETMAFDNDSQTKWLDNGGVPSAEEPSWVQVDFQEPVAVNVLALTSANDAPERDPENFTLLGSNDAGVTWTTIGDWLGESFDSRFERKLFSADNALAYGSYRLNITKNKGDTSLMQVAEIELIGPKIPSLQHSHQAGVTYTERARISDGEAGTMAFDNDSQTKWLDNGGVPSVEEPSWVVVALPEAAAVNTLALTSANDAPERDPENFAVWASNDNENWTELASWLGESFDERFERKQYAFSNDVGFSFYRFNITKNKGDTSLMQIAEIELIGPQFASVDISSDTGTSITGRARISEGEAETMAFDDDSQTKWLDNGGVPSDEDPAWVQLDFVAPRIVNSIAITSANDAPERDPENFSVLGSNDGGATWEVVESWIGESFDSRFERRLFEMQNGFAYSSYRININKNKGDSTLTQIAEIELIGPVE from the coding sequence ATGAAAAAGCTCACAATAAATAAAACCACAGCGGCCATGCTGATGGCAATGAGCACCCTATACGGTTGCGGTGGAAGTGCAGATGATCCAAATCCAAGTGATGCAGTGGACACGCGTTTAACGACCGCTGCCACGTTAACCGGTACGGCAATAAAAGGTAGTTTAGACAGCGCGCAATTAAGCGTTGAGCAAATGAACAATTCACCGATAAGCATTACCAGTGGTGAACTGACGGATGCCTCAGGTAACGTTAATTTAGTCGTACAAAGTGAACTAGGCTTTGGAATCAATAGCCCGTTTCGTTTAACCGTTACCGCCACAGATGCAACCAGCATGATGTGTGATGCCATCGATTGTGCTGGTGTTGCAATGGGGCAAGAATTAAGTGGTGAACCGCTGACCGGAACCGTCCTCAAATCATTGGCGTTTGTCAATGTTCCTTATGGCTCACAAGCCAGTGATAGCAGTGTGCCGTTTCAAGCGAATGCGCTCACCACTGTGGCGACGCCTTTACTCGAAAGTGCCGTCGCAGATGGCGCTAATATCAGCCAAAAAGTTTTATTTGATGCTCAAGCGGTCACTTATTCTGACATTACGTTGCGCGCGTTAGGTGTGCCAGTAACAGGTATGAACTTATTTGAAACTTCACTAATTAGTGCTGAGTCTTACGATAATTTCGTGTTAGGTGAAGAGTGTGTAGATGTGACCACTACTGACGCACAGGGCAATGATGTGACTGAGCAAGAGTGTACGGATATCCTCGCACCGGCAGCGGTTATTTCCTTGTCACTTGCCAATGCAGCGTTTGCAAATATCACTGCACAGGAAAGCCTAAATACGCGTTTTGAAGATATCAACACCGCGATCGCATCAGCCATTGATGGCGACACCACAGTGTTGACACCTATCAGAGAGCGTTTATTAGCGTCGGTCGCCGGCATTCCATTTTTGTCAGAGTTGGGTATGACTAGCGACAGTGTAATCGACTTGGGCTTGTCGTTCGCGTTATCCGATGGCACCAGTGGTCCGGTTCAAGAAGTCACTACGGCAGACAATATCGCCAACGCTACTATTACTGGTCGCGCGCGTATTAGTGATGCGGAAGCCGAAACCATGGCGTTTGATGGTGATTCACAAACCAAATGGCTAGACAATGGCGGAGTACCCACAGCAGAAGAGCCTTCTTGGGTGCAAGTCGAGTTTGCAGAGCCGCAAGCGGTGAGTAGTTTGTTCATTACCAGTGCCAATGATGCACCAGAGCGTGACCCAGAAAACTTCGCTTTATTGGGGTCACATGACGGTGAAACTTGGGATACCCTGGCCAGTTTTTTAGGGGAGTCATTTGATGAGCGTTTTGAGCGTAAAGAGTTTTCTTTCTCAAATGGCTTGGAATACCGCTTCTATCGTTTGAATATCACCAAAAATAAAGGTGATACAAGCTTGATGCAACTGGCAGAAATCCAATTGGTAGGGCCTATTTATGCCAGCGCAGATCACACAAACCCGCCTGGTTCAGGGGCGATAACCGGTCGCGCTCGCATCAGTGATGGTGAAGCTGAAACCATGGCGTTTGACAACGATAGCCAAACTAAATGGTTAGATAACGGCGGTGTACCAAGTGCAGAAGAGCCGTCATGGGTACAGGTCGATTTCCAGGAGCCCGTTGCGGTTAATGTATTGGCATTGACCAGCGCAAATGATGCGCCAGAGCGAGATCCAGAAAACTTTACGTTACTTGGCTCAAACGATGCAGGCGTCACTTGGACAACAATTGGTGACTGGCTAGGCGAGTCGTTTGATTCACGTTTCGAGCGCAAACTGTTTAGTGCAGATAATGCCTTGGCTTATGGTTCTTACCGCTTAAATATCACTAAAAACAAGGGTGATACCAGCTTAATGCAGGTCGCTGAAATAGAGCTGATTGGTCCGAAAATCCCCAGTTTGCAGCATAGTCATCAAGCGGGTGTGACGTACACAGAGCGCGCTCGCATCAGTGATGGCGAAGCCGGTACCATGGCGTTTGACAACGACAGCCAAACCAAATGGTTAGATAATGGCGGTGTTCCGTCGGTTGAAGAGCCGTCTTGGGTGGTCGTTGCGTTGCCAGAGGCGGCAGCGGTTAATACGCTAGCATTAACCAGTGCTAACGACGCCCCAGAGCGTGATCCAGAAAACTTTGCGGTTTGGGCATCAAATGACAATGAAAATTGGACCGAGCTAGCCAGTTGGTTAGGTGAGAGCTTTGATGAGCGCTTCGAGCGTAAGCAATATGCGTTTTCAAATGATGTTGGCTTTAGTTTTTATCGCTTTAACATTACCAAAAACAAAGGCGATACCAGCTTAATGCAAATCGCTGAAATAGAGCTTATTGGGCCACAGTTTGCGTCTGTTGATATCTCATCAGATACAGGCACTAGCATAACTGGACGTGCACGTATTAGTGAAGGTGAAGCCGAAACGATGGCTTTTGATGATGATAGCCAAACTAAATGGTTAGACAATGGCGGAGTGCCAAGTGATGAAGATCCAGCTTGGGTTCAGCTTGACTTTGTGGCACCGCGTATTGTTAACAGCATTGCGATTACCAGTGCCAACGACGCGCCAGAGCGTGATCCGGAAAACTTCAGTGTATTGGGCTCCAATGACGGTGGTGCAACTTGGGAAGTGGTGGAGTCTTGGATTGGTGAAAGTTTCGACAGTCGTTTCGAACGTCGCTTGTTTGAAATGCAAAACGGCTTCGCTTACTCAAGCTATCGAATCAACATCAACAAAAATAAAGGCGACAGCACATTAACGCAAATTGCTGAAATTGAGTTAATTGGCCCAGTCGAATAA
- a CDS encoding BadF/BadG/BcrA/BcrD ATPase family protein, whose protein sequence is MMAHTYYLGIDAGGTQCKAALYDKDGNCVGKGLGGPGNPVNGLALAQNGLIEAANSAIKNANLDSVNVQQLHVGAGIAGLHLPAMQQAMEQWRHPFHSFYCTTDLHAAVTGMHQGQDGGVIILGTGFSALGKVENELHAIGGYGFPINAEGSGAWLGLQAVKSVLLAHDGIGPHTSMLAAMTEHEDVLTLASRLNHASSTEFATFAPLVFAHAEQGDLLAKAIIEQATEFLQRVILRLNASGVDAIVLVGSVAQRLQSRLKKPISECIVQGKASAEYGAMLLAKQHTPNE, encoded by the coding sequence ATGATGGCGCACACTTACTACCTAGGAATTGATGCTGGCGGCACACAGTGCAAAGCCGCTCTTTATGACAAGGACGGAAATTGTGTCGGTAAAGGTCTAGGAGGCCCGGGTAATCCAGTCAATGGTTTAGCGCTCGCTCAAAATGGGTTGATAGAGGCAGCAAATAGCGCTATCAAAAATGCGAATTTGGATAGCGTTAATGTACAGCAGCTACATGTGGGCGCTGGCATTGCTGGCTTACATTTACCCGCTATGCAGCAAGCCATGGAGCAGTGGCGGCATCCGTTTCATTCTTTTTACTGCACAACTGATTTACATGCCGCTGTCACTGGTATGCACCAAGGCCAAGATGGCGGGGTGATTATATTAGGCACTGGTTTCAGCGCTTTAGGTAAGGTTGAAAATGAGCTGCATGCCATTGGTGGCTATGGTTTTCCCATCAATGCTGAGGGCAGCGGAGCTTGGTTAGGGCTTCAAGCAGTGAAATCTGTATTGCTAGCTCATGACGGTATTGGCCCGCACACCAGTATGCTTGCGGCTATGACAGAACACGAAGACGTGCTTACGCTGGCAAGTCGGCTAAATCATGCAAGCTCTACTGAATTTGCGACCTTCGCACCACTGGTGTTCGCCCATGCAGAGCAAGGGGATTTGTTAGCGAAAGCGATTATTGAGCAAGCCACTGAATTTTTGCAACGCGTTATTTTACGGCTAAACGCCTCCGGAGTTGATGCAATTGTCTTAGTGGGTAGCGTAGCTCAACGTTTGCAAAGTCGCCTGAAGAAACCAATAAGCGAATGCATCGTACAAGGCAAAGCCTCAGCAGAATACGGTGCCATGTTACTGGCAAAGCAACACACACCAAACGAATAA
- a CDS encoding isoaspartyl peptidase/L-asparaginase family protein yields MTTTRRGFLKLSLLSNALGALVASSRSAFAREIKINKPVVISTWEHGIAANKAAWDVLQNNGRALDAVEQGVRIPEADPQVRTVGLGGYPDSEGNVTLDACIMDENMNCGSVAYLQDILHPISVARKVMEETPHVMLVGEGAKEFALQQGFVEQNLLTEQTKQDWLAWRKTGQPKKQINIENHDTIGMLALDKQGNLSGACTTSGAAFKLPGRVGDSPIIGAGLYVDNEVGAATATGMGELMMKTVGCHLVVELMRQGASPQEACQKAVERIATRLDNFAEFQVGFLALNKAGEYGAYCIQPGFNYALKDSHGEQLIDGKNLLGEGV; encoded by the coding sequence ATGACAACCACGCGCAGAGGGTTCTTAAAATTATCATTGCTAAGCAATGCGCTAGGGGCCTTAGTCGCAAGTAGTAGATCTGCTTTTGCGCGGGAAATAAAAATTAACAAACCGGTGGTGATATCGACTTGGGAGCACGGCATTGCGGCCAACAAAGCCGCGTGGGACGTACTACAAAATAATGGCCGCGCGTTAGATGCGGTAGAGCAAGGTGTACGTATACCAGAGGCAGACCCGCAGGTTAGAACAGTTGGCTTAGGGGGATACCCTGATAGTGAGGGCAACGTAACGCTCGACGCCTGTATCATGGATGAAAACATGAACTGTGGCTCGGTAGCGTATTTACAAGACATTCTGCACCCTATCTCGGTGGCGCGTAAAGTCATGGAAGAAACGCCTCACGTTATGTTGGTTGGCGAAGGTGCTAAGGAATTTGCGTTGCAGCAGGGGTTTGTTGAACAAAATTTATTGACCGAACAAACCAAGCAAGACTGGCTAGCGTGGCGCAAGACAGGCCAACCGAAAAAGCAAATCAATATCGAGAATCACGACACCATAGGCATGCTGGCTTTAGATAAACAGGGCAACTTAAGTGGGGCCTGTACCACAAGCGGTGCTGCATTTAAGTTACCCGGACGTGTGGGGGATTCGCCGATTATTGGCGCCGGCTTATATGTGGATAATGAGGTGGGGGCTGCCACGGCTACGGGCATGGGGGAGCTGATGATGAAAACCGTAGGTTGTCATCTCGTTGTTGAACTGATGCGCCAAGGCGCTTCACCTCAAGAAGCCTGTCAAAAAGCAGTTGAGAGAATTGCCACCCGTTTAGACAATTTTGCCGAATTTCAAGTGGGCTTTTTAGCGCTCAATAAAGCGGGTGAATACGGAGCTTACTGTATTCAACCTGGGTTTAATTATGCGCTAAAAGATTCTCATGGTGAGCAACTTATTGATGGTAAAAACCTACTAGGAGAAGGCGTATGA
- a CDS encoding endo-beta-N-acetylglucosaminidase encodes MHKTLSSLLLCTAFFCQAQSNDIRANQAPFALTLEQAMNWTAQSDFSSAKNISKQPLARRYGAQLDPSRANLDTHVKVLYAPDGMNNFANYLDTQATFNLYNFTHWSQIDVLNWFAGTADHVVQIPARPWVDTAHRNGVKVIGSIFLAIAKYGGSPDTAEALLKQDDQGRFIMAHRLVDIAQYYGFDGWLMNQETNLTAIKDAENELVEGQKDARRGAELGQKMLAFMQYLTAIAPQGMEIHWYDSMLENGEVRWQNQLNEKNQAFLQQGVSSADAMFMNYWWKKSMVERSVSLAQELGRSGYDLYFGADLWPSRNAQRAFSQTQWLEDLFDSDTKQGLTSIALFAPNFNFNFSGEPHTPVFSQFKNDSQDSLRFYQTEQRLFVGDDLNLANNDLDGWPGIGRYVPAKTTVNTLPFETHFNTGQGKKLIENGQQVLSGWTDMSKQDLLPTWQFAVYGNPSMTVAYDFEEVFSGGSSLAFTGSLSAQQTRIPLYQTHLVLGKNNTATLTLKGDVSALSLYVEDANGKRHMFALDAITPSASQQDWRSYEVSLSALAKQSITQLGVSFSEGSSEENVNMYLGQLAIH; translated from the coding sequence ATGCACAAAACTCTGAGTAGCCTATTACTATGCACCGCGTTTTTTTGTCAGGCACAAAGTAACGATATTCGAGCTAATCAAGCGCCATTTGCACTAACCCTTGAGCAAGCCATGAACTGGACTGCACAAAGTGATTTTAGCTCTGCAAAGAATATTTCTAAGCAGCCGTTAGCAAGACGTTACGGGGCTCAGTTAGACCCCAGTAGAGCAAATTTAGATACGCATGTTAAGGTGCTCTACGCGCCTGATGGCATGAATAACTTTGCAAACTACCTAGATACTCAAGCCACATTTAATCTGTATAACTTTACCCACTGGTCGCAAATCGATGTGCTGAACTGGTTTGCCGGTACGGCTGATCATGTGGTGCAAATACCTGCTCGGCCTTGGGTCGACACCGCGCATCGAAATGGGGTCAAGGTTATCGGCTCGATTTTCTTAGCCATCGCTAAGTACGGGGGCAGTCCTGATACCGCAGAAGCTTTGCTCAAGCAGGATGACCAAGGGCGTTTTATTATGGCCCATAGACTTGTCGACATCGCGCAATATTATGGTTTTGACGGTTGGCTAATGAACCAAGAAACTAACTTAACCGCCATTAAAGATGCAGAAAATGAATTAGTCGAAGGGCAAAAAGACGCTCGTCGCGGTGCAGAACTTGGCCAGAAAATGTTGGCTTTTATGCAGTATTTGACTGCTATTGCCCCCCAAGGAATGGAAATCCATTGGTATGACTCCATGCTGGAAAACGGTGAGGTGCGCTGGCAAAACCAGTTGAATGAGAAAAACCAAGCGTTTTTACAGCAGGGTGTATCCAGTGCCGATGCCATGTTTATGAATTACTGGTGGAAAAAATCTATGGTCGAGCGCTCTGTCTCGCTTGCCCAAGAGCTGGGGCGTTCTGGTTACGACTTGTATTTTGGTGCTGATTTATGGCCAAGTCGCAATGCACAGCGCGCTTTTAGTCAGACTCAGTGGTTAGAGGATTTATTTGATAGCGATACCAAGCAAGGGCTTACCTCTATTGCGCTATTTGCACCGAACTTCAATTTTAATTTCAGTGGCGAACCCCATACGCCTGTTTTTAGCCAATTTAAAAACGATTCCCAAGACTCGCTACGTTTTTATCAAACCGAGCAACGCTTGTTTGTAGGGGACGATTTGAACCTTGCCAATAATGACCTTGATGGTTGGCCGGGCATAGGGCGTTACGTTCCGGCAAAAACCACTGTGAATACGTTACCGTTCGAAACGCATTTTAATACCGGCCAAGGTAAAAAGCTGATCGAGAACGGCCAGCAGGTGTTAAGTGGCTGGACTGACATGAGTAAGCAAGATCTGCTGCCTACTTGGCAATTTGCCGTGTATGGCAACCCGTCAATGACAGTAGCGTATGACTTTGAAGAAGTGTTTTCTGGTGGTAGCTCTTTGGCATTTACAGGGTCGCTCAGCGCGCAACAAACACGCATTCCTTTGTACCAAACTCATTTGGTACTGGGCAAAAACAACACAGCGACGTTAACGCTCAAAGGCGACGTCAGCGCTCTTTCACTATATGTGGAAGATGCTAATGGTAAGCGACATATGTTCGCGTTAGACGCGATCACCCCAAGTGCCAGTCAACAAGATTGGCGCTCCTATGAAGTATCACTTAGTGCGCTTGCGAAGCAGTCTATTACCCAACTCGGTGTGTCGTTTAGTGAAGGTTCGAGCGAGGAAAATGTGAATATGTATTTAGGGCAATTGGCGATCCATTAA
- a CDS encoding copper homeostasis protein CutC: MIDIEICLPCDDLANVAQQIRAAHKGKATRIELCSHMEHQGLTPSMHAMQQARAAAQGEIILLAMIRPRGGDFCYDEGEVQQMQHDIALAAQAGMQGVVLGALTPDNTLDIGALTRLIAVAKNANLQVTFHRAFDALAEPEQAIDSLIELGVQRILTSGCDWTSHDTAQQHSAQLARYLALAKGQIEIVIGGGIAPVSAKLIAQSISQQMGPNDHYSFHAYSSALIDGVVHEDPVRQLYQGVNDT, translated from the coding sequence ATGATTGATATCGAAATTTGCCTACCTTGTGATGACCTGGCTAATGTCGCCCAGCAAATTCGTGCCGCTCATAAAGGGAAAGCGACGCGGATAGAGCTTTGCAGCCATATGGAACATCAGGGACTCACGCCTAGTATGCATGCCATGCAGCAAGCTAGGGCAGCGGCTCAAGGGGAGATAATTTTGCTGGCAATGATCCGCCCTCGTGGTGGGGATTTTTGTTATGACGAGGGTGAAGTGCAGCAAATGCAGCATGACATTGCCCTTGCTGCACAAGCTGGGATGCAAGGGGTGGTGCTCGGCGCACTCACACCAGATAACACGCTGGATATAGGTGCGTTAACTCGATTAATTGCTGTGGCTAAGAACGCCAATTTGCAAGTGACATTTCATCGTGCATTTGATGCCTTGGCTGAACCAGAACAAGCCATTGACAGCCTTATCGAGCTAGGCGTGCAGCGCATTCTCACCTCAGGTTGTGACTGGACAAGTCACGACACTGCACAACAGCATAGCGCACAATTAGCGCGTTACTTGGCACTAGCTAAGGGACAAATTGAGATAGTGATTGGCGGTGGTATTGCTCCCGTAAGCGCTAAATTAATAGCGCAGTCTATAAGCCAGCAGATGGGACCAAATGATCATTATTCTTTTCATGCTTATTCGTCTGCTCTTATCGACGGGGTGGTACACGAAGACCCCGTTCGACAGTTATATCAAGGCGTTAATGACACTTAA
- a CDS encoding glycoside hydrolase family 2 protein, whose product MINEECMTQMKTLPLTGTWQFCQADKQDWRNAEVPGCNFTDLLAHNLIDDPFDRDNESHLQWIEKKDWHYRRSFNVSAAQLAHNEVNLVALGLDTFCDIYLNGQHLASGQNMFVGQHLACKSLLVEGENEVEIRFRSPMNEVYPQFIANGFTYPAENDKSDEKLSVFCRKAPCHFGWDWGPKFVTSGIWRDIYLAFIDGAEIKDVHFVQQALSAQRADFHFTLDVSAMTDFDAKLVVKCEQAPQLNQTLDVRLTGQANEQSMQVNFTLNDPKRWWPNGLGEAFLYDFSFELIKDKQVIARREQSVGLREIEVVNQADDMGESFYFKINGHPVFMKGANYIPDDSFIHRVNTQRHQQVFDAVVAGNMNMLRVWGGGIYQDDTFYELADRNGILVWQDFMFACTLYPGDEAFFANVKQEAEYNVRRLRNHPCIAMWCGNNEVDMAIEKWQWAEKFSYSDELYARLKQDYVNLFDTLLPSVVHALDSQRFYLRSSPIGFWENDEDNKANHHYWGVWHGEEPFTEYKKRVPRFMSEYGFQSFPIAESTHRFTLPEDRALDSEVMQVHQKHPRGNKLIRSYMDEEFNAPKDFDQLLYLSQVQQAQGLKMAFEAHRAAMPFCMGTLYWQLNDTWPAASWSGIDYYGRWKALHYQARRSFASQLLVIEPEQDELSVTLVSDALHTFAAKLEIQLYDFSGNTRWYHEQFVTVLANSTENVFSLNVEQFVPSHELASSVVVARLVQEDNSTLCENSHFFVPNKLLALQAANINCEHEIADQSLSLMFTTDTFVRQMYVSIAEQAGNFSDNFFDLLPQQVKTITIDLPNMSRQQIANLVDTVRWQSLLDSFSADALASKPAIGLKS is encoded by the coding sequence ATGATTAACGAAGAATGTATGACACAAATGAAGACATTACCCTTAACTGGAACATGGCAGTTTTGCCAAGCCGATAAGCAAGACTGGCGAAATGCTGAGGTTCCAGGGTGTAATTTTACTGACTTGCTAGCCCACAATTTAATAGACGATCCATTTGACCGAGATAACGAATCCCATTTGCAGTGGATTGAGAAAAAGGACTGGCATTATCGCCGTTCATTTAATGTATCAGCGGCGCAATTGGCCCACAACGAGGTTAATCTAGTCGCCCTAGGGCTAGATACGTTTTGTGATATTTATCTCAATGGTCAACACCTCGCCAGCGGGCAGAATATGTTTGTGGGTCAACACCTTGCTTGTAAGTCTTTGTTGGTGGAAGGTGAAAATGAAGTGGAAATTCGTTTTCGCTCACCCATGAATGAAGTATATCCGCAATTTATAGCTAACGGTTTTACCTACCCAGCAGAAAATGACAAAAGTGACGAGAAGCTGAGTGTCTTTTGTCGTAAAGCGCCTTGCCATTTCGGTTGGGATTGGGGTCCGAAATTCGTGACGTCTGGCATTTGGCGCGATATTTATTTAGCGTTTATCGACGGTGCTGAAATCAAAGACGTACATTTTGTACAGCAGGCGTTGTCAGCACAGCGCGCCGACTTTCATTTCACGTTAGACGTTAGCGCGATGACAGATTTTGATGCCAAATTAGTGGTGAAGTGCGAACAGGCTCCGCAGTTAAATCAAACTTTAGATGTGCGTTTAACGGGCCAGGCTAACGAGCAAAGCATGCAGGTTAATTTTACGCTTAACGATCCTAAGCGCTGGTGGCCTAATGGGTTGGGGGAAGCGTTTTTATATGACTTTAGCTTTGAGTTAATCAAGGATAAGCAGGTGATAGCCCGTCGCGAGCAATCCGTGGGGCTGCGGGAAATAGAAGTGGTAAATCAAGCTGATGATATGGGAGAGTCTTTTTACTTCAAAATAAACGGCCACCCAGTCTTTATGAAAGGCGCGAACTACATTCCTGATGACAGTTTTATTCATCGAGTTAATACCCAGCGGCACCAGCAGGTATTTGATGCCGTGGTAGCTGGCAATATGAACATGCTGCGCGTATGGGGTGGTGGGATTTATCAAGATGATACTTTCTATGAATTGGCTGATCGCAACGGTATTTTAGTCTGGCAAGACTTTATGTTTGCGTGCACCTTGTATCCTGGTGATGAGGCCTTCTTCGCTAACGTAAAACAAGAAGCGGAATATAACGTTAGACGTTTACGTAACCACCCCTGTATCGCTATGTGGTGTGGCAATAACGAAGTTGATATGGCCATCGAAAAATGGCAGTGGGCTGAAAAGTTTAGCTACTCTGATGAGCTGTACGCACGGCTCAAGCAAGATTATGTGAACTTGTTTGACACGCTTTTACCGAGTGTCGTGCACGCTCTAGACAGTCAGCGTTTTTATTTGCGTTCTTCGCCCATTGGTTTTTGGGAAAATGACGAAGACAATAAAGCTAATCACCATTACTGGGGCGTGTGGCATGGTGAAGAGCCATTCACCGAATATAAAAAGCGCGTGCCACGCTTTATGAGTGAATACGGTTTTCAGTCGTTTCCTATTGCTGAGTCAACCCATCGTTTTACCCTGCCCGAAGACCGAGCACTAGACTCAGAGGTGATGCAAGTTCATCAAAAACACCCTCGTGGTAACAAGCTCATTCGAAGCTATATGGATGAAGAGTTCAATGCTCCGAAAGACTTCGATCAGTTATTGTATTTAAGCCAAGTTCAACAAGCTCAAGGGTTAAAAATGGCATTTGAAGCCCATCGCGCGGCGATGCCATTTTGTATGGGAACGTTATATTGGCAATTGAATGATACTTGGCCTGCGGCTTCTTGGTCTGGTATCGATTACTATGGGCGCTGGAAGGCCCTACACTATCAAGCCAGACGCAGCTTTGCTTCTCAGTTGCTGGTGATTGAGCCCGAGCAGGATGAACTGTCTGTGACCTTGGTTTCAGATGCCCTGCACACATTTGCGGCTAAATTAGAAATTCAGCTATATGATTTTAGTGGTAATACTCGCTGGTATCACGAGCAATTCGTGACTGTGTTGGCCAATAGTACAGAAAATGTATTCTCGCTCAATGTAGAACAGTTCGTACCTAGCCATGAGTTAGCCTCTAGTGTGGTAGTCGCTAGACTGGTTCAGGAAGACAACTCAACGCTATGTGAAAACAGCCACTTCTTTGTGCCCAATAAATTATTAGCGCTTCAAGCTGCCAATATAAACTGCGAGCATGAAATAGCAGACCAATCACTGTCCTTAATGTTCACTACAGATACCTTTGTGCGCCAAATGTACGTGAGCATAGCGGAGCAAGCCGGTAACTTTAGCGACAATTTTTTCGATTTGCTGCCCCAGCAAGTGAAAACTATCACTATTGATTTGCCAAACATGAGCCGGCAGCAAATTGCCAATTTAGTCGATACTGTTCGTTGGCAGTCGCTACTTGATAGTTTTAGTGCAGATGCCTTAGCCAGCAAGCCTGCAATTGGATTGAAGTCATGA